In a single window of the Gemmatimonadota bacterium genome:
- the sufD gene encoding Fe-S cluster assembly protein SufD, with the protein MTESLKQATTSRYTTFYDAYDRIRSLDAPLWLHRIRSDAMKRFRELGMPVARELTFPLKEDWIYTDLRQIADTSYQDGPGGPSGPGRPAEAKLDEEALAPYEFGQNGWHRLVFVNGVHAPSLSHGPDLPRGVVVSSLADALVEHPDLVHPHLARYADYEGAGQTALNTALIENGLFVHVPRGGALEIPVHVHYVTTGHDAPLATQPRTLIAAGDGASLKVVESYSGMTDQAYLTNAVTEISVGRDGNVDHYRINREGEEAAHLSTTQLHLEGNGRISTFNMSMGGALTRNDTNARLAGEHAVVRMNGLFLVAGGQHVDNHTAIDHAVPNCDSYEVYKGILEGRSRGVFNGKVFVHQDAQETDAKQLNKNLMLSSDAMIHTKPQLEIYADQVKCTHGATVGQLDEDQIFYLRTRGLSHDSACHLLTYGFAADLIRRLGIDAVRSSLDTLFETTIRDLSTARSRTER; encoded by the coding sequence ATGACGGAATCACTGAAGCAGGCGACGACCAGTAGATACACCACGTTTTACGACGCTTACGACCGCATCCGGTCCCTGGATGCGCCGCTCTGGCTGCACCGGATCCGTTCGGACGCCATGAAGCGCTTCCGGGAACTCGGCATGCCGGTCGCCCGCGAGCTTACCTTTCCGCTCAAGGAAGACTGGATATACACCGATCTTCGGCAGATTGCGGACACGTCCTACCAGGACGGACCAGGCGGACCAAGCGGTCCAGGCAGGCCAGCGGAAGCGAAGCTGGACGAGGAAGCACTCGCGCCTTACGAGTTCGGCCAGAACGGCTGGCACCGGCTCGTTTTCGTAAACGGCGTGCATGCACCTTCGTTGTCGCACGGGCCGGACTTGCCCCGGGGCGTCGTGGTAAGCAGCCTGGCCGATGCCCTCGTGGAGCATCCGGATCTCGTCCATCCGCACCTCGCACGCTATGCCGATTACGAAGGCGCCGGGCAGACGGCACTGAACACGGCCCTGATCGAAAACGGCCTGTTCGTCCACGTACCGCGCGGGGGAGCATTGGAAATCCCGGTGCACGTGCACTACGTAACGACGGGGCACGACGCGCCCCTGGCCACGCAACCGCGAACGCTCATTGCGGCGGGCGACGGGGCAAGCCTCAAGGTGGTCGAGAGTTATTCCGGCATGACGGATCAGGCCTACCTCACCAACGCCGTAACGGAGATCTCCGTGGGGCGGGACGGCAACGTGGACCATTACCGGATCAACCGGGAAGGCGAAGAAGCCGCCCATCTGTCCACCACCCAACTCCACCTGGAGGGGAACGGACGGATCTCCACCTTCAACATGAGCATGGGCGGCGCGTTGACCCGGAACGATACGAACGCCCGGCTCGCGGGCGAGCACGCGGTGGTGCGCATGAACGGACTGTTCCTGGTCGCGGGCGGCCAGCATGTGGACAACCACACCGCCATCGATCACGCCGTGCCGAACTGCGACAGCTACGAGGTGTACAAGGGCATCCTCGAAGGCCGGTCCCGCGGCGTGTTCAACGGCAAGGTGTTCGTGCACCAGGACGCCCAGGAAACAGACGCCAAGCAGCTGAACAAGAACCTGATGCTCTCGTCAGACGCGATGATACACACCAAGCCGCAGCTCGAGATCTACGCGGACCAGGTGAAATGTACCCACGGCGCCACCGTGGGCCAGCTCGACGAAGACCAGATTTTCTATTTACGGACCCGTGGCCTGTCCCACGACAGCGCATGTCACCTCCTCACCTACGGGTTCGCGGCCGACTTGATCCGGCGTCTCGGGATCGACGCCGTCCGTTCCTCGCTGGATACGCTCTTCGAAACCACCATCCGGGATCTTTCGACGGCCCGGAGCCGGACGGAAAGATAG
- a CDS encoding DUF59 domain-containing protein: protein MDTDAVKERIVDVLKTCYDPEIPVNIYEMGLIYEIDVQQDGMTNIKMTLTSPNCPAAQSLPAEVETKVKDLDEVSDALIEIVWEPPWHIDMMTEDAKLELGIDY from the coding sequence ATGGATACGGATGCCGTTAAAGAACGGATTGTGGACGTATTAAAGACGTGCTACGACCCCGAGATCCCGGTCAACATCTACGAAATGGGACTCATCTACGAAATCGACGTGCAGCAGGACGGCATGACCAACATCAAGATGACGCTCACTTCGCCGAACTGCCCGGCGGCCCAGTCGCTGCCCGCCGAGGTGGAAACCAAGGTCAAGGACCTGGACGAGGTGTCGGACGCCCTGATCGAAATCGTCTGGGAGCCGCCCTGGCATATCGACATGATGACCGAAGACGCCAAGCTCGAACTCGGCATAGACTACTGA
- a CDS encoding cysteine desulfurase, with protein sequence MEEALLETPRKLDDAVRRSDEHALRYRGDFPILDRKVHGKPLVYLDNSATSQKPRAVLDALDDYYTRLNANVHRGLHTLSEEATNAYEAARERVARFINVPARSLVFVRNTTEGINLVASAWGRKNVGAGDEILLSVMEHHSNIVPWQMLARETGAVLRYFDIHEDGSLDMDQADDLITERTRIVSIAHMSNVLGTVNPVEAIVERAHAAGALVFVDAAQSVPHMPVDVAGLDCDFFAFSGHKMCGPTGIGGLYGRQELLETMDPYMGGGSMIDEVRLDGFTSADVPEKFEAGTPNIAHAIVFGDVVDYLSAVGMEHIHTHERALTDYTIERLEEIDGLTVYGHAPARGGAISFNLDDMHPSDLSTVLDRQGIAIRAGHHCAQPLMRRLGTPYGATARASLYFYNTSEEIDTMIGAIHRARNLFGA encoded by the coding sequence ATGGAAGAAGCCCTGTTAGAAACGCCACGCAAGCTGGATGACGCGGTGCGCCGGTCTGACGAACACGCCCTGCGTTACCGCGGGGATTTCCCCATCCTGGACCGGAAGGTGCACGGCAAGCCGCTGGTCTACCTGGACAACAGCGCCACTTCGCAGAAACCCCGCGCCGTGCTCGATGCCCTGGACGACTACTACACGCGGCTGAACGCCAACGTGCACCGCGGACTCCACACGCTCAGCGAGGAGGCGACCAACGCCTACGAGGCCGCCCGCGAACGGGTAGCGCGCTTCATCAACGTACCGGCCCGCAGCCTGGTTTTCGTGCGGAACACGACCGAGGGCATCAACCTCGTAGCGAGCGCATGGGGCCGGAAGAACGTCGGGGCGGGCGACGAAATTCTGCTTTCGGTCATGGAGCACCACAGCAACATCGTGCCCTGGCAGATGCTGGCGCGGGAGACCGGCGCCGTGCTCCGGTATTTCGACATCCATGAAGACGGGTCGCTCGACATGGACCAGGCGGACGACCTGATCACGGAGCGGACGCGCATCGTGTCCATCGCACACATGTCGAATGTGCTGGGTACCGTCAATCCCGTCGAGGCCATCGTGGAGCGGGCCCACGCCGCCGGCGCGCTGGTCTTCGTGGACGCCGCGCAGAGCGTGCCGCACATGCCCGTGGACGTGGCAGGTCTGGACTGCGATTTCTTCGCGTTCTCGGGCCACAAGATGTGCGGCCCGACCGGCATCGGCGGACTATACGGAAGGCAGGAACTGCTCGAAACGATGGATCCCTACATGGGCGGGGGTTCGATGATCGATGAAGTCCGGCTCGATGGATTCACCAGCGCGGACGTCCCGGAGAAGTTCGAGGCGGGCACCCCCAATATCGCCCATGCCATCGTCTTCGGTGACGTGGTGGACTATCTCTCTGCCGTCGGGATGGAGCATATACACACCCACGAAAGGGCGCTGACGGACTACACGATCGAGCGGCTCGAGGAAATCGACGGCCTGACGGTCTACGGTCACGCGCCGGCCCGGGGAGGGGCGATCTCCTTCAACCTGGACGACATGCACCCCAGCGACCTGTCGACGGTGCTGGACCGCCAGGGTATCGCCATCCGCGCCGGGCACCACTGCGCGCAACCCCTCATGCGCCGGCTCGGGACGCCCTACGGCGCCACGGCGCGGGCAAGCCTCTATTTCTACAACACCTCCGAAGAGATCGATACCATGATCGGCGCCATCCACCGGGCACGGAACCTATTCGGCGCGTAA
- a CDS encoding phytanoyl-CoA dioxygenase family protein, whose product MTTDRYRIGVQDYIDYHRDGYLVVRGLVPGVEVENIRRHTEALMQGRITIEGVDPPPPGLTSEQMGQHWLRIHMLHRKHALHERFLLQPRILDVLEALIGPDVLALQTMLFLKPPGREGQGFHQDSYYIPTYPDTLIGSWLAVDPADEENGCVTVIPRSHHEPIYPDENKLGQNHTDGAIGDLGVIEGASATDESVNGLAPVAGKYADREVAALMAPGDVLFIHGHLLHRSHENRTGTRFRRAFVGHYCNARSWVPWNHGADFEGPTANHLHILARGNSHLPFALPKFGTSCDALNPRETARGMRPARMMGDMPASTVKGVMVSR is encoded by the coding sequence ATGACGACGGACCGATACCGGATCGGCGTCCAGGACTATATAGACTATCACCGCGATGGCTACCTCGTCGTCCGCGGACTCGTGCCCGGAGTGGAGGTGGAAAACATACGCCGCCATACCGAAGCACTGATGCAGGGAAGGATTACCATCGAAGGGGTCGATCCGCCGCCGCCCGGGTTGACGTCCGAACAGATGGGACAGCACTGGCTGCGCATACACATGCTACACCGGAAGCACGCGCTGCATGAGCGATTTCTGCTCCAGCCCCGTATTCTGGACGTGCTCGAAGCCCTGATCGGTCCGGATGTGCTGGCGCTCCAGACCATGTTGTTCCTGAAGCCGCCCGGCCGCGAAGGCCAGGGTTTTCACCAGGACTCGTACTATATACCCACCTATCCCGACACGCTGATCGGTTCCTGGCTGGCCGTAGATCCCGCGGATGAAGAAAACGGCTGCGTGACGGTCATCCCGAGATCGCATCATGAACCGATTTATCCGGACGAAAACAAGCTCGGCCAGAACCACACCGACGGCGCCATAGGGGATCTCGGTGTAATCGAGGGCGCCAGCGCGACGGACGAGTCCGTGAACGGACTGGCCCCTGTCGCCGGGAAATACGCCGACCGCGAAGTGGCCGCCCTGATGGCGCCCGGCGATGTCCTGTTCATTCACGGCCATCTCCTGCACCGCTCGCACGAGAACCGGACCGGGACGCGGTTCCGCCGGGCATTCGTGGGCCATTACTGTAACGCGAGGTCCTGGGTGCCGTGGAACCATGGCGCCGACTTCGAGGGACCGACCGCGAATCACCTCCACATCCTCGCCCGTGGCAACTCCCACCTGCCCTTCGCCTTGCCGAAGTTCGGCACGTCATGCGACGCGCTCAATCCCAGGGAAACGGCCAGGGGCATGCGTCCTGCGCGCATGATGGGCGATATGCCCGCGTCGACCGTAAAGGGCGTCATGGTATCGCGTTGA
- a CDS encoding phytanoyl-CoA dioxygenase family protein — protein sequence MNPNHIGAEEVEFFQENGYLQIPGFFSKREIAELADALDKTIEEKRARILGGGGETDDDYNRVFNQMVNLWVDYEVIRKYSFDARLAEIARKISKCKRLVIYHDHGLIKPGGERSKATNWHQDAPYWPMEQVGALSAWIAVDDVAVDNGCMQFIPGSHKYGRLEPVPLSTEGASVLKDIESTDVEVDVEPVVMDMEAGGVTFHHGCTFHYATPNRTASPRRALAIIYIPEYVNYNGRWDAGGDQTMKPGEPFGGPLHPILASG from the coding sequence ATGAATCCAAATCACATTGGCGCCGAAGAGGTTGAGTTCTTTCAGGAGAATGGCTATCTCCAGATTCCGGGGTTTTTCTCGAAGCGGGAAATCGCGGAATTGGCCGACGCGCTGGACAAGACGATCGAGGAAAAGAGAGCACGGATACTGGGTGGTGGAGGCGAGACGGACGACGATTATAACCGCGTTTTCAACCAGATGGTCAACCTGTGGGTAGACTACGAGGTCATCCGGAAGTACTCATTTGACGCGCGGCTGGCGGAAATCGCCCGGAAGATATCGAAGTGCAAACGCCTGGTCATCTACCATGACCATGGACTGATCAAGCCCGGCGGTGAACGGAGCAAGGCAACCAACTGGCACCAGGACGCGCCGTACTGGCCCATGGAACAGGTCGGCGCGCTATCGGCATGGATCGCCGTGGACGATGTAGCGGTGGACAACGGTTGCATGCAGTTCATACCCGGATCGCACAAGTACGGCCGGCTGGAGCCGGTGCCGCTGAGCACGGAAGGCGCCAGCGTACTGAAAGACATCGAGAGTACGGACGTCGAAGTCGATGTCGAACCCGTCGTGATGGACATGGAAGCGGGCGGCGTGACTTTTCATCATGGATGCACGTTCCATTACGCTACACCGAATCGCACCGCATCACCCCGGAGAGCGCTGGCGATCATATACATACCGGAGTACGTGAACTACAACGGCCGATGGGACGCGGGCGGCGACCAGACCATGAAACCGGGCGAACCGTTCGGAGGACCGCTGCATCCCATCCTGGCATCGGGTTAA
- a CDS encoding STAS domain-containing protein, whose protein sequence is MEISVDRANEVLIAKVEGRIDGANAREFEDALNGAIGEDDSKVLLDFSTLSYISSAGLRVILLIARLLQKRNAAFALCSLSDPIREVFEISGFDKIISIHDSQAEAVDKIGR, encoded by the coding sequence ATGGAGATCAGTGTCGACCGAGCAAACGAAGTACTTATTGCGAAGGTTGAAGGTCGAATCGACGGCGCCAACGCGCGGGAATTCGAAGACGCGCTCAACGGCGCCATCGGTGAAGACGACAGCAAGGTGCTGCTGGATTTCAGTACCTTGTCCTACATAAGCAGTGCGGGCCTGAGGGTCATCCTGCTGATCGCGCGACTGCTCCAGAAGCGGAATGCCGCGTTCGCATTGTGCTCGCTTTCGGATCCGATCCGGGAAGTCTTCGAAATCAGCGGTTTCGACAAGATCATATCCATTCACGATTCCCAGGCCGAAGCGGTGGATAAGATCGGCCGGTAG
- a CDS encoding SpoIIE family protein phosphatase: protein MTQTPYKILVVDDEPDLEHLMRQRMRRDVRSGLYTLYFAQNGVEALERLNEVPDIDMVLSDINMPRMDGLTLLAQIPNIAPDIRAVVVSAYGDMKNIRTAMNRGAFDFITKPIDFQDLRVTIERTLKNMEEWREALESRDKLVRLQNELNVASKMQQSILPTEFPDSDHCEIYANMEPAREVGGDFFDVFGLPGGKIALAIADVSDKGVPAALFMMSSRTLLKGSAIGAVEPGAVLKEVNDLLTEENEAAMFVTTFYAVYNPQTGQVDYSNGGHNPPLVVHPDGSSTLLPGTDGLALGVFPGVNFGQSAVVLSPGDLLLLYTDGVTEAMNADGEEFGMDRLQAVFADASPVSTEAANKAVFKAVHEFAGETPQSDDITCVTVLQRQA, encoded by the coding sequence ATGACGCAGACTCCGTACAAAATCCTTGTAGTGGACGACGAGCCGGATCTGGAACACCTGATGCGGCAACGCATGCGCCGTGACGTGCGTTCCGGCCTGTATACGCTGTATTTCGCCCAGAATGGCGTAGAAGCCCTGGAACGCCTGAACGAAGTACCCGATATAGACATGGTCCTCTCCGATATCAACATGCCCCGGATGGACGGTCTAACTCTGCTGGCGCAGATACCGAACATTGCCCCCGACATCCGCGCCGTGGTCGTATCCGCCTACGGGGACATGAAGAACATCCGCACGGCTATGAACCGGGGCGCCTTCGATTTCATTACCAAGCCGATCGATTTCCAGGACCTGCGGGTGACAATTGAGCGCACGCTGAAGAACATGGAGGAATGGCGCGAAGCCCTGGAGTCGCGGGACAAGCTTGTACGGCTGCAGAACGAACTGAACGTGGCCAGCAAGATGCAGCAGTCGATCCTGCCCACCGAGTTCCCCGATTCCGATCATTGCGAGATCTATGCGAACATGGAACCGGCCCGTGAGGTCGGCGGCGACTTTTTCGACGTTTTCGGCCTGCCCGGAGGCAAGATTGCCCTGGCCATCGCGGATGTTTCCGACAAAGGCGTTCCCGCCGCCCTGTTCATGATGTCCAGCCGGACCCTGCTGAAGGGGTCGGCGATCGGAGCCGTTGAACCGGGCGCCGTGCTCAAGGAGGTCAACGACCTGCTTACCGAGGAAAACGAAGCAGCCATGTTCGTCACCACCTTCTACGCGGTCTACAACCCCCAGACCGGGCAGGTGGACTATTCCAACGGTGGGCACAATCCTCCGCTGGTGGTGCACCCCGACGGCTCGTCGACGCTTCTCCCCGGAACGGACGGCCTGGCGCTCGGGGTTTTCCCGGGGGTCAATTTCGGCCAGTCCGCCGTTGTGCTCTCGCCGGGCGATCTCCTGTTGCTTTATACAGACGGCGTAACCGAAGCCATGAACGCCGACGGGGAGGAATTCGGCATGGACCGCCTGCAGGCAGTTTTCGCGGATGCCTCACCCGTCAGTACGGAAGCCGCCAACAAAGCGGTGTTCAAGGCGGTCCATGAATTCGCCGGAGAAACGCCGCAATCCGATGATATTACCTGTGTAACCGTGCTTCAACGCCAGGCCTGA
- a CDS encoding ATP-binding protein translates to MSRRLSLSLPTKLDQLERIYEAVDELGESEDWPPGMVYQVKLVLEELGVNIVTHGHAGDSDHEFEIVLDSDADALTIELRDEGRPFNPLTDSPEPDVDSGLDDRPVGGLGIYLVRTMMDELSYRREDNRNILTIVKRKESG, encoded by the coding sequence ATGAGCAGAAGACTGTCCCTAAGCCTGCCCACGAAGCTCGACCAGCTGGAGCGCATCTACGAAGCGGTGGATGAACTCGGCGAGTCCGAAGATTGGCCGCCGGGCATGGTCTACCAGGTCAAGCTGGTCCTCGAGGAACTGGGCGTAAACATCGTTACGCACGGCCACGCCGGCGATTCCGACCACGAATTCGAAATCGTGCTGGATTCGGATGCCGACGCGCTGACGATCGAATTGCGGGACGAAGGGCGGCCTTTCAATCCCCTGACCGACTCGCCCGAGCCGGATGTCGACTCCGGACTGGATGATCGTCCCGTGGGCGGCCTCGGCATCTACCTCGTCCGGACCATGATGGATGAACTGAGCTACCGCCGGGAAGACAACCGGAACATTCTCACGATCGTAAAACGGAAGGAAAGCGGATGA
- a CDS encoding ABC transporter substrate-binding protein: MRRTRDHWAVVLLALCATAFSPALSSENSGANASQVEDPGVTAETGEAAEPGVTAEPGVTAERILFGQSAAFSGPARELGRNMNLGIEAAFQEANRRGGVHGRRLELITLDDAYEPEAAIANTRKLIEEEGVFALIGAVGTPTSRSAVPITAEAGVPYIAPFTGAIFLRDNTDTGVINLRASYFQETEEIVDRLSRDLGITRIGVMYQNDSFGRVGYRGVRRALERRQLDPVAIGVYPRNTTAIKAGLLDLQQGKPDAVVVIGAYQPVATLIAWARHVGFNPVFATISFVGSNALAGELGPDGRGVLVSQVVPFPAAGNIAIAVQYRRALSAHAPGTTPGFVSFEGYLAGKLTITALEGCGPDVRRSCLMESLNRAGTIDLGGLRLEFGEGDNQGSDAVFLTVIGQDGRYHPIRTLRDVMP; encoded by the coding sequence ATGAGACGAACGCGCGACCACTGGGCGGTCGTCCTGCTCGCCCTTTGTGCGACGGCGTTCTCTCCCGCTTTATCCTCTGAAAACAGCGGCGCGAACGCCTCCCAGGTCGAAGATCCCGGTGTGACGGCCGAGACCGGTGAGGCGGCCGAGCCCGGTGTGACGGCCGAGCCCGGTGTGACGGCCGAACGCATACTATTCGGACAGTCCGCGGCTTTCAGCGGTCCGGCCCGCGAACTCGGGCGGAACATGAACCTCGGGATCGAGGCGGCCTTTCAGGAAGCGAACCGCCGGGGCGGTGTACACGGAAGACGGCTCGAGCTGATCACGCTCGATGACGCCTATGAGCCGGAAGCCGCGATCGCGAATACCCGGAAACTGATCGAGGAGGAAGGGGTTTTCGCGCTGATCGGTGCCGTCGGCACGCCCACCTCCCGTTCGGCCGTTCCCATAACCGCGGAGGCCGGCGTACCCTATATCGCGCCATTCACCGGCGCGATTTTTTTACGAGACAACACCGATACGGGCGTTATAAACCTGCGCGCCTCCTATTTCCAGGAGACCGAGGAAATCGTCGACCGGCTTTCGCGTGATCTCGGCATCACGCGCATCGGCGTGATGTACCAGAACGATTCCTTTGGCCGAGTCGGATACCGCGGCGTTCGGCGCGCGCTGGAACGCCGGCAACTCGATCCCGTGGCGATCGGCGTATATCCAAGGAACACCACCGCGATCAAGGCCGGCCTGCTCGATCTGCAGCAGGGAAAACCGGACGCTGTCGTGGTGATCGGCGCTTACCAGCCGGTTGCCACGCTCATTGCGTGGGCGCGGCACGTGGGTTTCAATCCCGTATTCGCAACGATTTCATTCGTAGGCAGCAATGCGCTGGCCGGTGAGCTAGGTCCCGACGGCCGCGGTGTCCTGGTCTCTCAGGTGGTGCCCTTTCCCGCGGCCGGAAACATCGCCATCGCCGTCCAGTACCGCAGAGCGCTCTCCGCGCACGCGCCGGGCACGACCCCCGGTTTCGTTTCCTTCGAAGGATACCTCGCCGGCAAGCTGACCATCACCGCCCTCGAGGGCTGCGGCCCCGACGTACGGCGTTCCTGCCTCATGGAGAGCCTGAACCGGGCGGGAACGATCGACCTGGGCGGTCTTCGTCTTGAATTCGGCGAAGGGGACAACCAGGGTTCCGACGCGGTCTTCCTCACGGTGATCGGCCAGGACGGCCGTTACCATCCCATCCGTACCCTCCGGGACGTGATGCCATGA
- a CDS encoding HAMP domain-containing protein: protein MIKQWLLWLYDKGPSRISGQLYLGIGAAVALTMMTSMVAWFAFNEVGEAQREVNEVAVPEIAAAFGVAQRSGTLAAAAPRLTAAQTPEALESVTASISEERESFAVQLEAIAGYGMEDERFQRISEAGNTLMSNIAMIEESVARRFELQEQGRQLRLELERLQFELTGILVPAIDNQLFYTVTGYRDIDQPVAPREEYLSEEELQRYRHLADLQAEATVSTRILSNVFNLSDADRLEPLLERFESADGGVERSLAGLGTTPLRQRLEPVFIQLFELGSGQGKIFEIRGEDLDLIAQQRALIENNRDLSVELVAEVESLVNSAQESTQAATIASTETIQVGRQLLLALNAVSLTGALLIAWLFVGKVLLRRLEFLSEHMRRMAGGDLKQKVELDGRDEVADMAAALEVFRLHSIEAQRLNLVEKLAEELRGKNDELESTLAELQKAQDQIVMREKLAALGELTAGVAHEIQNPLNFVKNFAESSEELLEEMKEELPAAGGTIDEEQDGLIREIGGDLTENLRRIREHGERANRIVRDMLQMGRGSGEKQSTDVNALLEEHARLAYHAARASNADFQLEIHEDFESDLGEIEIVSQEMARVFLNMVNNACHATNEKREDPDTESGYVPGIWLSTRREEDQIVVRIKDNGKGIPSHVIDKIFNPFFTTKPTDEGTGLGLALSNDIVREHGGSIVVDSEPGQYTEMAIRLPVAAVETAPETPAATPSDPSA from the coding sequence ATGATCAAGCAGTGGCTGCTGTGGCTGTACGACAAGGGCCCATCCCGCATATCGGGGCAGCTGTATCTGGGCATCGGCGCGGCGGTAGCGCTTACCATGATGACCAGTATGGTGGCGTGGTTCGCCTTCAACGAGGTCGGCGAGGCCCAGCGCGAAGTAAACGAAGTCGCCGTACCAGAGATCGCGGCGGCCTTCGGCGTCGCCCAGCGGAGCGGAACGCTTGCGGCGGCCGCGCCGCGCCTGACGGCCGCTCAAACCCCTGAAGCGCTCGAATCCGTAACCGCGAGCATCTCCGAAGAACGGGAGAGTTTCGCGGTGCAGCTGGAAGCCATCGCCGGCTACGGCATGGAGGACGAACGCTTTCAACGCATCAGTGAGGCCGGCAACACGCTGATGTCGAATATCGCAATGATCGAGGAGTCCGTGGCCAGGCGCTTCGAGCTCCAGGAGCAGGGCCGGCAGCTTCGTCTTGAACTGGAACGGCTGCAATTCGAGCTGACGGGCATTCTGGTCCCGGCGATCGACAACCAGTTGTTCTACACGGTAACGGGATACCGGGATATCGATCAACCGGTAGCGCCCCGCGAGGAATACCTCTCCGAAGAGGAACTGCAACGGTACAGGCACCTGGCCGATCTGCAGGCCGAGGCGACCGTCAGTACCCGGATCCTTTCCAACGTCTTCAACCTGTCCGATGCCGATCGACTGGAACCCCTTCTGGAGCGCTTCGAGTCGGCCGATGGCGGCGTGGAGAGAAGCCTCGCCGGCCTGGGCACGACGCCCCTGCGGCAACGGCTCGAACCGGTATTCATCCAGCTCTTCGAACTGGGCAGCGGCCAGGGCAAGATCTTCGAGATTCGCGGCGAGGACCTGGACTTGATCGCCCAACAACGGGCTTTGATCGAGAATAACCGGGATCTGTCCGTCGAACTGGTGGCCGAGGTGGAAAGCCTCGTGAATTCGGCGCAGGAAAGTACGCAGGCCGCCACGATTGCGTCGACGGAGACGATCCAGGTGGGCAGGCAGCTGCTCCTCGCCCTGAACGCGGTCAGCCTGACCGGCGCCCTGCTGATCGCGTGGCTGTTCGTCGGAAAGGTGCTGCTGCGCCGGCTGGAGTTTCTATCGGAACACATGCGGCGCATGGCGGGGGGTGATCTGAAGCAGAAAGTCGAACTGGACGGTCGCGACGAGGTGGCGGACATGGCTGCCGCGCTGGAAGTCTTCAGGCTTCACTCCATCGAAGCGCAAAGGCTGAACCTCGTGGAGAAGCTGGCCGAGGAACTGCGCGGAAAGAACGACGAGCTGGAGAGCACGCTGGCGGAACTCCAGAAGGCGCAGGACCAGATCGTCATGCGGGAGAAACTGGCGGCCCTCGGCGAGCTCACCGCGGGCGTGGCGCACGAGATCCAGAACCCGCTGAACTTCGTCAAGAACTTCGCGGAGTCCTCGGAAGAACTCCTCGAGGAAATGAAGGAAGAACTCCCGGCGGCCGGCGGCACGATCGATGAGGAGCAGGACGGACTGATCCGCGAGATCGGCGGCGACCTTACGGAAAACCTGCGTCGGATCCGGGAGCATGGCGAGCGGGCCAACCGGATTGTACGCGACATGCTCCAGATGGGCCGCGGTTCGGGAGAGAAGCAATCGACCGACGTAAATGCCCTGCTGGAAGAACACGCCCGCCTGGCCTACCACGCCGCACGGGCATCGAACGCAGACTTCCAGCTTGAAATCCACGAAGACTTTGAGTCCGATCTGGGCGAGATCGAGATCGTCTCCCAGGAAATGGCCCGGGTATTCCTGAACATGGTGAACAACGCCTGTCACGCCACCAACGAGAAGCGGGAGGACCCGGACACGGAATCCGGTTACGTCCCCGGAATCTGGTTATCCACCCGCCGCGAGGAAGATCAGATCGTCGTCCGGATAAAGGACAACGGCAAGGGGATACCGTCCCACGTAATCGACAAGATCTTCAACCCCTTCTTTACCACCAAGCCTACCGACGAGGGCACCGGCCTCGGTCTGGCCCTGTCGAACGATATCGTCCGGGAACACGGTGGTTCGATCGTGGTGGATTCTGAACCGGGCCAGTACACCGAAATGGCCATCCGGCTACCTGTGGCCGCGGTCGAGACCGCGCCGGAAACCCCCGCCGCAACCCCTTCCGACCCATCAGCCTGA